Proteins encoded in a region of the Megalops cyprinoides isolate fMegCyp1 chromosome 3, fMegCyp1.pri, whole genome shotgun sequence genome:
- the LOC118775065 gene encoding cdc42 effector protein 2-like yields MSAKAPIYLKRGSRRGKKEKLRDILSSDMISPPLGDFRHTIHIGSGGGENDLFGDLSFLQGKFHLLPGRKGRGVSKGVEWLPQNRPASMCGNPPSPETSVLLKNAISLPTIGRVQAITLPSSISAPAQAQAPPPKPPRLHLDSKAPPSSQDPSPNPHRSAPLTSPSSKASPDSELSLQDSYLEDTAQEKPYLSHTSSLLSLHLDLGPSILDDVLQIMDSQRISLNGASLHGGRQEIFT; encoded by the coding sequence ATGTCTGCCAAGGCACCCATCTACCTGAAGCGGGGCAGCCGCAGGGGCAAGAAGGAGAAGCTTCGGGACATCCTGTCTTCGGACATGATCAGCCCCCCTCTGGGGGACTTCCGGCACACCATTCACATCGGGAGCGGCGGAGGGGAGAACGACCTGTTCGGGGACCTCTCCTTCCTGCAGGGGAAGTTCCACCTGCTCCCGGGCCGGAAGGGCCGCGGGGTCTCCAAGGGCGTGGAGTGGCTGCCGCAAAACCGCCCCGCCAGCATGTGCGGAAACCCGCCCTCTCCCGAGACCTCTGTCCTGCTGAAGAACGCCATCTCTCTGCCCACCATTGGCAGGGTTCAGGCCATCACGCTGCCCTCCTCCATCTCCGCCCCCGCCCAGGCTCAGGCCCCGCCTCCCAAACCTCCCAGACTGCACCTGGACAGCAAGGCTCCGCCTTCCTCCCAGGACCCCTCCCCAAACCCTCACCGATCCGCCCCCCTGACCTCACCCTCCTCCAAAGCCTCCCCTGACTCTGAGCTGAGTCTCCAGGACTCTTACCTCGAAGACACAGCCCAGGAGAAGCCCTACCTGTCCCACACcagctccctgctctccctgcatcTGGACCTGGGGCCCTCCATCTTGGATGACGTGCTGCAGATCATGGACAGCCAACGCATCAGCCTTAATGGGGCCTCTCTACACGGGGGGCGGCAGGAGATCTTCACCTGA